One Salmo trutta chromosome 12, fSalTru1.1, whole genome shotgun sequence genomic region harbors:
- the cxxc5a gene encoding CXXC-type zinc finger protein 5 isoform X1, translating to MSSGRSEGSRDRTAEALERSSCSEDVPVIERRNRSGIISEPLSKSLKRSRTLSQYTAACPTNTNGHAHHNGEAKSHPAKPQPPPQPQPTVSALAAAKLDRTLEQVLEGQNGLLHFAQAAVLLKRAGMEHMLLPGGMGMGMGGSDSISGANDLDGASAADSIGGIADFPYGVGGGFPFNPGLFIMTPAGVFLADSALHMAGLAEYPAQSELASAINSGKKKRKRCGMCQPCRRRINCETCSSCRNRKTGHQICKFRKCDELKKKPSATLEKVMLPTGAAFRWFQ from the coding sequence ATGTCTAGCGGACGGTCGGAGGGAAGCCGAGACCGGACAGCCGAGGCCCTAGAGCGAAGCAGCTGCAGTGAGGATGTCCCTGTCATCGAGCGCAGGAACCGCAGTGGCATCATCAGTGAGCCCCTGAGTAAGAGCCTTAAGAGGTCCCGCACCCTCTCCCAGTACACAGCCGCCTGCCCCACCAACACTAATGGACACGCACACCACAATGGAGAGGCCAAGAGCCACCCGGCCAAGCCCCAGCCACCCCCACAGCCCCAGCCCACTGTCTCAGCGCTGGCGGCAGCCAAGCTGGACCGGACCCTGGAGCAGGTCCTGGAAGGACAGAACGGCCTGCTGCACTTTGCCCAGGCGGCGGTGCTGTTAAAGAGGGCTGGGATGGAGCACATGCTGCTGCCGGGGGgcatggggatggggatggggggtAGCGATTCAATCTCAGGGGCAAACGACTTGGATGGTGCGTCTGCTGCGGACTCCATTGGCGGTATTGCAGACTTCCCGTACGGTGTGGGAGGCGGCTTCCCGTTCAATCCGGGACTGTTTATCATGACACCGGCCGGCGTGTTCCTGGCCGACAGCGCTCTGCACATGGCCGGCCTGGCTGAGTACCCGGCGCAGAGCGAGCTGGCCTCCGCCATCAACTCCGGCAAAAAGAAGCGGAAACGCTGCGGCATGTGCCAGCCCTGCCGTCGGCGAATTAACTGCGAGACGTGCAGCAGCTGCCGGAACCGCAAAACGGGCCACCAGATCTGCAAGTTCCGCAAATGTGATGAGCTGAAAAAGAAACCATCTGCCACTCTGGAG
- the cxxc5a gene encoding CXXC-type zinc finger protein 5 isoform X2: MSSGRSEGSRDRTAEALERSSCSEDVPVIERRNRSGIISEPLSKSLKRSRTLSQYTAACPTNTNGHAHHNGEAKSHPAKPQPPPQPQPTVSALAAAKLDRTLEQVLEGQNGLLHFAQAAVLLKRAGMEHMLLPGGMGMGMGGSDSISGANDLDGASAADSIGGIADFPYGVGGGFPFNPGLFIMTPAGVFLADSALHMAGLAEYPAQSELASAINSGKKKRKRCGMCQPCRRRINCETCSSCRNRKTGHQICKFRKCDELKKKPSATLEVMLPTGAAFRWFQ, from the coding sequence ATGTCTAGCGGACGGTCGGAGGGAAGCCGAGACCGGACAGCCGAGGCCCTAGAGCGAAGCAGCTGCAGTGAGGATGTCCCTGTCATCGAGCGCAGGAACCGCAGTGGCATCATCAGTGAGCCCCTGAGTAAGAGCCTTAAGAGGTCCCGCACCCTCTCCCAGTACACAGCCGCCTGCCCCACCAACACTAATGGACACGCACACCACAATGGAGAGGCCAAGAGCCACCCGGCCAAGCCCCAGCCACCCCCACAGCCCCAGCCCACTGTCTCAGCGCTGGCGGCAGCCAAGCTGGACCGGACCCTGGAGCAGGTCCTGGAAGGACAGAACGGCCTGCTGCACTTTGCCCAGGCGGCGGTGCTGTTAAAGAGGGCTGGGATGGAGCACATGCTGCTGCCGGGGGgcatggggatggggatggggggtAGCGATTCAATCTCAGGGGCAAACGACTTGGATGGTGCGTCTGCTGCGGACTCCATTGGCGGTATTGCAGACTTCCCGTACGGTGTGGGAGGCGGCTTCCCGTTCAATCCGGGACTGTTTATCATGACACCGGCCGGCGTGTTCCTGGCCGACAGCGCTCTGCACATGGCCGGCCTGGCTGAGTACCCGGCGCAGAGCGAGCTGGCCTCCGCCATCAACTCCGGCAAAAAGAAGCGGAAACGCTGCGGCATGTGCCAGCCCTGCCGTCGGCGAATTAACTGCGAGACGTGCAGCAGCTGCCGGAACCGCAAAACGGGCCACCAGATCTGCAAGTTCCGCAAATGTGATGAGCTGAAAAAGAAACCATCTGCCACTCTGGAG